One genomic region from Lujinxingia vulgaris encodes:
- a CDS encoding DUF3320 domain-containing protein, translating into MAEQNERTQGKVELEVVYEPRVQLATQQSRRPLLRRVVVHNRSAQALGPMVLRITLDPEIAEPLELRLEGVPAGESLELSGVPLAIDFHVERLINQTEREQGRLRAQLVAGAQELARFSGPLEVLAYNEWPGLGAGAQTIAAFVTPNHPGVGRWLELARQGLRARQLDPGLEGYQSESPERVARLAWAVYAAVRQAGVGYANPPASFQESGQKVRTPEQIFSDKIATCLDLSVLMASALEQIGLHPLVIFVRGHALVGVWLREMTFDRAVETDPQQIYKHVRLGECLVFDSSPAASGASFDEAIKIGRAHLSNAANFVGAVDVRVCRDEGVRPLRLQREAAYQPVAAAPQADTMGGGEAPTLILPGPMRPEAAPDQSPAERIDIWKKRLLDLTMHNRLLNHRDTNNAMTLLGDFPAAIEDQLEEGQGKGLRLEPRDRARPDQSEEEVFAAARARLGQGVLRVDLTPAEFEKRAVHIYRNNRTITEESGTSALYLALGMLRWKESESSDREREAPILLIPVTLERERVGGPYHVCRSDDDPLLNQTLVEKMRTDFGMELPRWEELPRDESGVDVDGVLQAFLHAVRDVRGFDVERKAVLAIYEFRKFMLWLDLHKNTDALMANPIVRHILEGRSREERLEQPAPFVKPEEIDQKRPAHEDLSVVDADSSQLAAIFSALDGNSFVLQGPPGTGKSQTITNLIAQLLGRGKTVLFVSEKPAALQVVERRLKQVGLGPFTLELHSDKASKAQVMAQLEEPLTTGWPKQAPEWERHSEALEERRARLNTYARLLHQEGPFGESLFDAIARLCELREAPAVLKLSGERGPLPDRDAYAKMRERVEILARATEELGHPRDNPFEGASVREWSLGLQQRVEAALERAAHTGESLARATDALCEALHFEEAALQRAGRLFDEAMELVLSAPSPTPQLLKAPREQIGAQLEQAQNYLRQRQQVDARVREVFAPTLYREPTLGQERERFARWAQAFVLLAWIMLWGARRRLRAHASGDLPDNTQVLGLLQSADQVNELDAQVEPALNAYATLWGHHWKGPETSPEALARVWTQTREVRDRLARLNEVTPQLASVLEELVVRAGDRLAPGTRAHTAIEGFEAARNDYAQAVETLLTELQWPAERFEALRPPAQRERIARWQAELARLRSWCDWNARAEQVRQLPGQAPLVDALLSRTLDHRALLDAMERGLREAFVDHCFNQHAALERFRGYAHDQLIAQFRQIDAGAQRLARLKVQHTLARRLPDPHAPGEMALLQREFRKKRAHKPVRTLVAEAPRALVRLKPCMLMSPLSVARYLDPSLDLFDVVIFDEASQIPPWDAIGAIARARQAIIVGDSKQLPPTNFFEASAKDDFDEEQDLQDMESILDEAISSGVPELTLDWHYRSRHESLIAFSNDRYYNNRLHIFPSPHQQVPELGVKFVPVEGFYDRGGSRTNRAEAQAVVAEIVARLLDPTLRERSIGVVTFSQAQQQCIEELLDEERRRHPQIERFFSESDEPVFIKNLESVQGDERDVMFFSIGYGPDQVGKVTMNFGPLNREGGERRLNVAITRARELLKVFSTLEPHQIDTSRTQAVGVRHLKTFLEYAKRGPAALFEEVTQASMHDYDSPFEREVAERLRQAGWEVHTQVGVAGYRVDLGVVDPQRPGAYLLGVECDGASYHSSKNARDRDRIRQGVLENLGWTIHRIWSTDWWHDPAGQTERVVALLRELNLKPRQGAVVSGEAGGGLSAASEVEISEAELDVITDVEVEAAPVARSAAEERVARATPSRQPADFAREFKMPSQASKTRQAPATPPAEVALAEKVATAPAATAPVEYAPVEREIAGAAANSRWPESASPWRDLAPHEHLDPDGFYEGHNDATLLVELSHLVRHHGPVKVEMVGKAVSQAWGLSRYGRKIAQRIETLLQRSPEVRVVGDVAWPVKLDPATWQGFRYHDESSQGRAIDEIPQRELENALLWTLERAFGLSRDEAISETSSTVFGYSRMGSRIRSELDAALNSLIARGQVVEEEGVLRPGR; encoded by the coding sequence ATGGCCGAGCAGAACGAACGAACGCAGGGGAAGGTTGAGCTGGAGGTGGTGTACGAGCCCCGCGTGCAGTTGGCGACCCAGCAGTCGCGGCGCCCCCTCTTGCGCCGGGTGGTGGTGCATAACCGCAGCGCGCAGGCGCTGGGGCCGATGGTGCTGCGCATCACCCTGGACCCGGAGATCGCCGAGCCGCTGGAGCTTCGCCTTGAGGGGGTACCGGCCGGCGAGTCGCTGGAGCTTTCGGGCGTGCCGCTGGCGATTGATTTTCATGTTGAGCGTCTCATCAACCAGACCGAGCGCGAGCAGGGTCGTCTGCGCGCGCAGCTTGTCGCCGGGGCGCAGGAACTCGCCAGGTTCTCCGGGCCCCTGGAGGTGCTGGCCTATAACGAGTGGCCGGGGCTTGGGGCCGGGGCGCAAACCATCGCCGCCTTTGTCACGCCCAACCATCCCGGCGTTGGGCGTTGGCTGGAGCTTGCGCGCCAGGGCCTGCGCGCTCGCCAGCTTGATCCCGGCCTGGAGGGCTACCAGAGCGAGAGCCCCGAGCGGGTGGCGCGCCTTGCCTGGGCCGTCTACGCCGCGGTGCGCCAGGCCGGGGTGGGCTACGCCAACCCCCCGGCCAGCTTTCAAGAGAGCGGCCAGAAGGTGCGCACCCCCGAGCAGATCTTTTCCGATAAGATCGCCACCTGCCTGGACCTCTCGGTGCTGATGGCCTCGGCCCTTGAGCAGATTGGTCTGCATCCGCTGGTGATCTTTGTGCGGGGCCACGCTCTGGTCGGGGTGTGGCTGCGCGAGATGACCTTTGATCGTGCCGTGGAGACCGACCCCCAGCAGATCTACAAACACGTGCGACTGGGGGAGTGCCTGGTCTTCGACTCCTCGCCGGCCGCCAGCGGCGCGAGCTTTGATGAGGCCATTAAGATTGGCCGCGCGCATCTAAGTAACGCGGCGAATTTTGTGGGCGCGGTTGATGTGCGGGTCTGTCGTGATGAGGGCGTGCGCCCGCTGCGCCTGCAGCGCGAAGCGGCCTACCAGCCCGTCGCCGCCGCGCCCCAGGCCGACACGATGGGGGGCGGGGAGGCGCCCACACTGATTCTGCCCGGGCCCATGCGCCCGGAGGCCGCCCCCGACCAGAGCCCGGCTGAGCGCATCGATATCTGGAAAAAGCGCCTGCTTGACCTGACGATGCACAACCGCCTGCTCAACCACCGCGACACCAACAACGCGATGACCCTGCTGGGCGACTTTCCTGCGGCGATCGAAGATCAGCTGGAGGAGGGCCAGGGCAAAGGTCTCAGGCTGGAGCCCCGTGACCGGGCGCGCCCCGATCAGAGCGAGGAGGAGGTCTTCGCCGCGGCCCGCGCCCGCCTGGGCCAGGGGGTTCTGCGCGTTGATCTGACGCCGGCGGAGTTTGAGAAACGCGCGGTGCATATCTATCGCAACAACCGCACCATCACCGAGGAGAGCGGCACCTCGGCGCTCTATCTGGCGCTGGGAATGCTGCGCTGGAAGGAGAGCGAGAGCTCCGACCGCGAGCGCGAGGCGCCCATTCTGTTGATCCCGGTGACCCTGGAGCGTGAGCGCGTCGGCGGTCCCTACCACGTCTGCCGCAGCGATGATGATCCGCTGCTCAACCAGACGCTGGTCGAGAAGATGCGCACCGACTTCGGCATGGAGCTGCCCCGCTGGGAGGAGCTTCCCCGCGATGAGAGTGGCGTCGATGTGGACGGGGTGCTCCAGGCCTTTTTGCACGCGGTGCGCGATGTGCGCGGCTTTGATGTGGAGCGTAAGGCGGTGCTGGCGATCTATGAGTTCCGCAAGTTCATGCTCTGGCTCGACCTGCACAAAAACACCGACGCGCTGATGGCCAACCCGATTGTGCGCCACATCCTGGAGGGGCGCTCCCGCGAGGAGCGCCTGGAGCAGCCGGCGCCCTTTGTGAAGCCCGAGGAGATCGACCAGAAGCGCCCCGCCCACGAAGACCTCTCGGTGGTCGACGCCGACTCCTCCCAGCTTGCGGCGATCTTCTCGGCGCTCGACGGCAACTCCTTTGTGCTGCAGGGCCCGCCGGGCACGGGCAAATCGCAGACGATCACCAACCTCATCGCCCAGCTGCTCGGCCGCGGAAAGACCGTGCTCTTTGTCTCCGAGAAGCCCGCCGCCCTGCAGGTCGTGGAGCGCCGCTTAAAGCAGGTGGGGCTGGGGCCCTTTACCCTGGAGCTGCATTCGGACAAGGCCAGCAAAGCCCAGGTGATGGCGCAGCTTGAAGAGCCGCTTACGACGGGCTGGCCTAAGCAAGCGCCGGAGTGGGAGCGCCACAGTGAGGCGCTTGAGGAGCGCCGCGCCCGGCTCAACACCTACGCGCGCCTGCTGCATCAGGAGGGGCCTTTTGGGGAGTCGCTCTTCGACGCGATCGCGCGCCTCTGCGAGCTGCGCGAGGCCCCGGCGGTGCTCAAGCTCTCCGGGGAGCGCGGGCCGCTGCCGGACCGCGACGCCTACGCGAAGATGCGCGAGCGCGTGGAGATCCTTGCCCGCGCCACCGAGGAGCTGGGGCATCCGCGCGACAACCCCTTTGAAGGGGCGAGCGTGCGGGAGTGGTCGCTGGGCCTTCAGCAGCGCGTGGAGGCCGCGCTTGAGCGCGCCGCACACACCGGTGAGTCGCTTGCGCGGGCCACCGACGCGCTCTGCGAGGCGCTGCATTTTGAGGAGGCCGCGCTGCAACGCGCCGGCCGCCTCTTCGACGAGGCGATGGAGCTCGTCTTAAGCGCCCCCTCGCCGACGCCGCAGCTTTTGAAAGCTCCGCGCGAGCAGATCGGCGCGCAGCTTGAGCAGGCCCAGAACTACCTGCGGCAGCGCCAGCAGGTCGACGCCCGGGTGCGCGAGGTCTTTGCGCCGACGCTCTACCGCGAGCCGACGCTCGGGCAGGAACGCGAGCGTTTCGCGCGCTGGGCCCAGGCCTTTGTGCTCCTTGCCTGGATCATGCTGTGGGGGGCGCGCCGCAGGTTGCGGGCTCACGCCAGCGGCGATCTTCCCGACAACACGCAGGTGCTCGGGCTCTTGCAGAGCGCCGACCAGGTCAACGAGCTCGACGCTCAGGTCGAGCCCGCCCTTAACGCCTACGCCACGCTCTGGGGCCATCATTGGAAAGGGCCCGAGACCTCACCGGAGGCTCTGGCTCGGGTGTGGACGCAGACCCGGGAGGTGCGCGACCGCCTCGCCAGGCTCAACGAGGTCACCCCGCAGCTGGCCAGCGTGCTGGAGGAGCTCGTGGTGCGCGCCGGCGATCGCCTGGCGCCGGGCACCCGGGCCCACACCGCGATCGAGGGCTTTGAAGCCGCCCGCAACGATTACGCGCAGGCGGTTGAGACCCTGCTCACCGAGCTTCAATGGCCCGCCGAGCGCTTTGAGGCGCTGCGTCCGCCGGCGCAGCGCGAGCGCATCGCCCGGTGGCAGGCCGAGCTTGCGCGCCTGCGCAGCTGGTGCGACTGGAACGCCCGCGCCGAGCAGGTCCGCCAGCTTCCCGGCCAGGCCCCGCTGGTCGACGCGCTCTTAAGCCGCACGCTCGACCACCGCGCCCTGCTCGACGCGATGGAGCGCGGGCTTCGCGAGGCCTTTGTCGACCACTGCTTCAACCAGCACGCGGCGCTGGAGCGTTTTCGGGGCTACGCCCACGACCAGCTCATCGCGCAGTTTCGCCAGATCGACGCCGGCGCTCAGCGCCTGGCCCGGCTCAAGGTCCAGCACACCCTGGCGCGCCGCCTCCCCGACCCCCATGCCCCGGGAGAGATGGCGCTTCTGCAGCGGGAGTTCCGCAAGAAGCGGGCCCATAAGCCCGTGCGCACCCTGGTGGCCGAGGCCCCCAGGGCGCTCGTGCGCTTGAAGCCCTGCATGCTCATGTCGCCGCTCTCGGTGGCACGCTACCTGGACCCCTCGCTCGACCTCTTTGATGTGGTGATCTTTGATGAGGCCAGCCAGATTCCACCCTGGGATGCCATCGGCGCGATTGCCCGCGCGCGCCAGGCGATCATCGTCGGCGACAGCAAGCAGCTTCCCCCCACGAACTTCTTTGAGGCCAGCGCGAAGGATGATTTCGATGAGGAGCAGGATCTTCAGGACATGGAGTCGATCCTCGACGAGGCCATCTCCTCGGGCGTGCCCGAGCTCACGCTGGACTGGCACTACCGCAGCCGCCACGAGTCGCTGATCGCCTTTAGCAACGACCGCTATTACAACAACCGCCTGCACATCTTCCCCTCGCCACACCAGCAGGTGCCCGAGCTCGGCGTGAAGTTTGTGCCCGTGGAAGGCTTCTACGACCGGGGCGGCTCGCGCACCAACCGCGCCGAGGCCCAGGCGGTGGTCGCCGAGATCGTAGCGCGCCTGCTCGACCCGACCCTTCGCGAGCGCTCCATCGGCGTGGTGACCTTCTCCCAGGCCCAGCAGCAGTGCATCGAGGAGCTGCTCGACGAGGAGCGCCGCCGCCACCCCCAGATCGAGCGCTTCTTTAGCGAGAGCGACGAGCCCGTCTTCATCAAGAACCTGGAGAGCGTGCAGGGCGACGAGCGCGACGTGATGTTTTTCAGCATCGGCTACGGCCCCGACCAGGTGGGCAAGGTCACCATGAACTTCGGGCCGCTGAACCGCGAGGGCGGGGAGCGCCGCCTCAACGTGGCCATCACCCGCGCCCGCGAGCTCCTCAAGGTCTTCAGCACCCTTGAGCCCCATCAGATCGACACGAGCCGCACCCAGGCTGTGGGTGTGCGCCACCTCAAGACTTTTTTGGAGTACGCCAAACGCGGGCCCGCCGCGCTCTTTGAGGAGGTCACCCAGGCCTCCATGCACGACTACGACTCCCCCTTTGAGCGGGAGGTCGCCGAGCGCCTTCGCCAGGCCGGCTGGGAGGTGCACACCCAGGTGGGCGTGGCCGGCTACCGGGTGGACCTGGGCGTGGTCGACCCGCAGCGCCCCGGTGCCTACCTGCTGGGCGTGGAGTGCGACGGCGCGAGCTACCACAGCTCCAAAAATGCCCGGGACCGCGACCGGATTCGCCAGGGTGTTCTGGAGAACCTGGGCTGGACGATCCATCGCATCTGGTCCACCGACTGGTGGCATGACCCGGCCGGGCAGACCGAGCGGGTGGTGGCGCTTTTGCGCGAGCTCAACCTCAAACCTCGTCAGGGCGCAGTGGTCTCCGGCGAAGCTGGCGGGGGCTTGAGCGCGGCCTCGGAGGTGGAGATTTCCGAGGCGGAGCTCGACGTCATCACCGACGTTGAGGTGGAGGCGGCCCCGGTGGCGCGTTCTGCCGCCGAGGAGCGGGTTGCCCGGGCGACGCCTTCGCGCCAACCGGCTGATTTTGCGCGTGAATTTAAGATGCCCTCACAGGCCAGTAAAACTCGCCAGGCCCCCGCGACGCCCCCGGCTGAGGTGGCGCTGGCAGAGAAGGTCGCCACCGCCCCCGCAGCCACCGCCCCTGTGGAGTACGCCCCGGTGGAGCGGGAGATCGCCGGCGCTGCAGCCAACTCCCGGTGGCCCGAGAGTGCCAGCCCCTGGCGCGATCTTGCCCCCCACGAGCACCTCGACCCCGACGGGTTTTATGAGGGCCACAACGACGCCACGCTACTCGTGGAGCTCTCGCATCTGGTGCGCCACCACGGCCCCGTCAAGGTGGAGATGGTCGGAAAGGCTGTGAGCCAGGCCTGGGGGCTTTCCCGCTACGGCCGAAAGATCGCGCAGCGGATCGAGACCCTGCTCCAGCGCTCGCCAGAGGTGCGCGTCGTCGGCGACGTGGCCTGGCCGGTCAAACTCGACCCGGCCACCTGGCAGGGCTTCCGCTACCACGATGAGAGTTCCCAGGGCCGCGCCATCGACGAGATCCCGCAGCGCGAGCTGGAGAATGCGCTCCTCTGGACGCTGGAGCGCGCCTTCGGCTTAAGCCGCGATGAAGCCATCAGCGAGACGAGCTCCACCGTCTTTGGCTACAGCCGCATGGGCTCGCGCATCCGCTCGGAGCTCGACGCCGCGCTTAACAGCCTCATCGCCCGGGGGCAGGTCGTGGAAGAGGAGGGGGTGTTGCGACCGGGGCGGTGA
- a CDS encoding TraR/DksA family transcriptional regulator yields the protein MEDDDLKILRERLQARRAELMAQGDIGVDPNRPSAVEHADEDEQPLNEMNQVIASKRNRMRVEELRKIEAALERMAADPEEFGLCLDCDEPIPLRRLELMPWATLCVPCQSKRSGPRRDGRRRHLRDFDDF from the coding sequence GTGGAAGACGACGACTTGAAAATCCTTCGCGAGCGCCTGCAGGCTCGCCGCGCCGAGCTGATGGCTCAGGGCGATATTGGCGTCGACCCCAACCGCCCCTCGGCGGTGGAGCACGCCGATGAAGACGAGCAGCCCCTCAACGAGATGAACCAGGTGATCGCCTCGAAGCGAAACCGCATGCGGGTGGAGGAGCTGCGCAAGATCGAGGCGGCGCTCGAGCGTATGGCGGCCGACCCCGAGGAGTTCGGGCTATGTCTGGACTGCGATGAGCCCATTCCCCTGCGCCGCCTGGAGCTGATGCCCTGGGCGACCTTATGCGTACCCTGTCAGTCGAAGCGCTCCGGGCCGCGACGGGACGGGAGACGGCGGCATTTGCGGGATTTTGATGATTTTTGA
- a CDS encoding DEAD/DEAH box helicase, giving the protein MSISVDASASIPPSTFRQLGLSDAILSAVTDAGYDSPTPIQAGAIPLLLAGHDIIGQARTGTGKTAAFALPMLSAIDLNVNAVQGLILTPTRELAIQIAEAMETYASHRAGLRILPIYGGTSIVGQLHDLRRGVHVVVGTPGRVLDHMRRQSLRLDQVRALVLDEADEMLRMGFIDDVETILEATPKERRTALFSATMPRAIEAVAQKHLDQPRSVMIASQAESTIEQRFIRLRYPEKFFALDRLLRASDHEGVLVFAQRRADTEEIAQKLNELGHRAQALNGDLGQHQRELVVNRLRERQLDVVVGTDVAARGLDVDHLSLVVNYDLPFDVDTYTHRVGRTGRAGREGMAVSLISNRQMAFIRQVERKMKTSVTPMQIPSAADVERRAADEHAAKLRKVLTEKPDLLSPHYDLVKGLVDEGFHMTEVAAAASLLAAGDALKPPTMADLNAITPSSHRASNGKKSRSSKHRGRSKGRGSRSSKSSRSSKSSRSAKPARSESRKSSGRNASRNTRKKFSHRKGPKPPRD; this is encoded by the coding sequence ATGAGCATCTCTGTCGACGCTTCTGCGTCTATCCCCCCGTCTACCTTCCGCCAGCTGGGCCTGAGCGACGCGATCCTCAGCGCCGTGACCGACGCCGGCTACGATTCGCCCACGCCGATTCAGGCCGGGGCGATTCCGCTTCTTCTTGCCGGCCACGATATCATCGGCCAGGCCCGCACCGGCACCGGCAAAACGGCGGCGTTTGCGCTGCCGATGCTCAGCGCCATCGACCTGAACGTCAACGCGGTGCAGGGTCTGATTTTGACCCCGACGCGTGAGCTCGCCATTCAGATCGCCGAAGCGATGGAGACCTACGCCAGCCACCGCGCCGGTCTGCGCATTCTTCCGATCTACGGCGGCACCTCGATCGTGGGTCAGCTCCACGATCTTCGCCGCGGCGTGCACGTGGTGGTGGGCACCCCGGGTCGTGTGCTCGATCATATGCGTCGCCAGAGCCTGCGACTGGATCAGGTCCGCGCGCTGGTGCTCGACGAAGCCGACGAGATGCTGCGCATGGGCTTTATCGACGACGTCGAGACGATCCTGGAAGCCACGCCCAAAGAGCGCCGCACCGCCCTTTTCTCGGCGACGATGCCCCGCGCTATTGAGGCCGTGGCTCAGAAACACCTCGACCAGCCGCGCAGCGTGATGATCGCCTCGCAGGCCGAGTCGACCATCGAGCAGCGCTTTATCCGTCTGCGCTACCCGGAAAAATTCTTCGCGCTCGACCGTCTGCTGCGCGCCAGCGACCACGAGGGTGTTCTGGTCTTCGCTCAGCGCCGCGCCGACACCGAAGAGATCGCGCAAAAGCTCAATGAGCTCGGCCACCGCGCCCAGGCGCTCAACGGCGACCTGGGGCAGCACCAGCGCGAGCTGGTCGTCAACCGCCTGCGTGAGCGCCAGCTCGATGTGGTCGTGGGCACCGACGTGGCCGCCCGCGGTCTGGACGTCGACCACTTAAGCCTGGTCGTCAACTACGACCTGCCCTTCGACGTCGATACCTACACCCACCGCGTCGGCCGCACCGGCCGCGCCGGGCGCGAAGGTATGGCGGTGAGCCTGATCTCCAACCGACAGATGGCGTTTATTCGCCAGGTCGAGCGCAAGATGAAGACCAGCGTCACCCCGATGCAGATCCCCTCGGCGGCCGATGTGGAGCGCCGCGCCGCCGACGAGCACGCCGCCAAACTGCGCAAGGTGCTCACCGAGAAGCCCGACCTGCTCTCCCCCCATTACGACCTGGTCAAGGGCCTGGTCGATGAGGGCTTCCACATGACGGAGGTGGCCGCGGCTGCCTCACTGCTTGCCGCCGGCGACGCCCTGAAGCCCCCGACGATGGCCGACCTCAACGCCATCACCCCCAGCTCGCATCGCGCCTCCAACGGCAAGAAGAGCCGCTCCTCGAAGCATCGCGGCCGCTCGAAGGGTCGCGGCTCGCGCAGCTCCAAATCCTCGCGCAGCTCCAAGTCCTCGCGCTCGGCGAAGCCCGCGCGCAGCGAGAGCCGCAAGAGCTCCGGGCGTAACGCCTCGCGCAACACCCGCAAGAAGTTCAGCCACCGCAAAGGCCCCAAGCCCCCGCGCGATTGA
- the arfB gene encoding alternative ribosome rescue aminoacyl-tRNA hydrolase ArfB: protein MGSEDDLEVGDGVVIPGWELYFTSTRSGGPGGQHANTSNTRVILHWPVAQTTALDEAQKRRVMARLSGYINEEGVMMMASSETRSQHRNKEDARKRMAERVHKALQRPKRRVRTKPSRAAKRRRVEEKRRRGEKKALRKAPKRRDW, encoded by the coding sequence ATGGGCAGCGAAGACGATTTAGAGGTTGGCGATGGCGTGGTGATCCCGGGGTGGGAGCTCTACTTCACGAGCACGCGCTCGGGGGGCCCGGGGGGCCAGCATGCCAACACGTCCAACACGCGGGTCATTTTGCACTGGCCGGTGGCGCAGACCACCGCGCTCGACGAGGCGCAGAAGCGGCGAGTGATGGCGCGTCTGTCGGGGTACATCAATGAGGAGGGGGTGATGATGATGGCGTCGAGTGAGACGCGCAGTCAGCATCGCAATAAGGAAGACGCGCGAAAGCGCATGGCCGAACGGGTGCATAAAGCCCTGCAGCGGCCCAAGCGCCGGGTGCGCACCAAGCCCTCGCGGGCGGCGAAGCGCCGGCGTGTCGAGGAGAAGCGGCGCCGGGGGGAGAAGAAGGCGTTGAGGAAGGCACCCAAACGTCGGGATTGGTGA
- a CDS encoding YaiI/YqxD family protein: protein MTIWVDADAAPGAVKDILTKASLTRGVDVMLVANRWLPKPRAARVQTVVVPAGADVADDYIVEHCEAGDLVITADIPLADRVIERGCEVITAYGRELDAENVREALNMRDFKEELRDLGVMTGGPPPYGQSQKQAFANALDRWITRNQRG from the coding sequence ATGACCATCTGGGTCGACGCCGACGCCGCCCCCGGCGCCGTCAAAGATATTTTGACCAAAGCCTCCCTGACCCGCGGCGTCGACGTGATGCTCGTCGCCAACCGCTGGCTCCCCAAACCCCGCGCCGCCCGCGTGCAGACGGTCGTGGTACCCGCCGGCGCCGACGTGGCCGACGACTACATCGTGGAACACTGTGAGGCCGGCGATCTGGTGATCACCGCCGACATCCCCCTGGCCGACCGCGTGATTGAGCGCGGCTGCGAAGTGATTACGGCCTACGGCCGCGAGCTCGACGCCGAAAACGTGCGCGAGGCCTTAAATATGCGCGACTTCAAAGAAGAGCTGCGCGACCTGGGCGTGATGACCGGCGGCCCGCCTCCCTACGGTCAGTCCCAGAAACAGGCCTTTGCCAACGCGCTGGATCGCTGGATCACACGTAACCAGCGCGGCTGA